Proteins from a genomic interval of Helicobacter pylori Shi112:
- a CDS encoding ribbon-helix-helix domain-containing protein, which translates to MELENKNIKPGRKRVAVDELKRNFSVTFYLSKDEHDVLRRLADEEVESVNSFVKRHILKTIIYKKGANQDSSSRL; encoded by the coding sequence ATGGAATTAGAAAATAAAAATATAAAACCCGGTCGTAAGCGTGTCGCTGTAGATGAGTTGAAACGCAATTTTTCAGTGACTTTTTATCTCTCTAAAGACGAGCATGATGTTTTGAGACGATTAGCTGATGAAGAAGTAGAGAGTGTTAATTCCTTTGTCAAACGCCACATTTTAAAAACAATCATTTACAAAAAAGGCGCTAACCAAGATTCTTCTAGTAGGCTTTAA
- the rpsU gene encoding 30S ribosomal protein S21, protein MPGIKVREGDAFDEAYRRFKKQTDRNLVVTECRARRFFESKTEKRKKQKISAKKKVLKRLYMLRRYESRL, encoded by the coding sequence ATGCCAGGGATTAAGGTTAGAGAAGGCGATGCGTTTGATGAAGCTTATAGGAGATTCAAAAAGCAAACCGATCGCAATTTGGTGGTAACAGAATGCCGCGCTAGAAGGTTCTTTGAGTCTAAGACTGAAAAACGCAAAAAACAAAAAATCAGCGCTAAAAAGAAGGTTTTAAAGCGTCTTTATATGTTAAGGCGTTATGAATCAAGACTATAA
- the fabG gene encoding 3-oxoacyl-ACP reductase FabG — MQFTGKNVLITGASKGIGAEIAKTLASMGLKVWINYRSNAEVADALKNELEEKGYKAAVIKFDAASESDFIEAIQTIVQSDGGLSYLVNNAGVVRDKLAIKMKTEDFHHVIDNNLTSAFIGCREALKVMSKSRFGSVVNIASIIGERGNMGQTNYSASKGGMIAMSKSFAYEGALRNIRFNSVTPGFIETDMNATLKDELKADYVKNIPLNRLGSAKEVAEAVAFLLSDHSSYITGETLKVNGGLYM, encoded by the coding sequence ATGCAATTCACAGGGAAAAATGTTCTCATTACTGGGGCTTCTAAAGGCATTGGGGCCGAAATCGCCAAAACTCTCGCTTCTATGGGGCTGAAAGTTTGGATCAATTACCGCAGTAATGCTGAAGTGGCTGACGCTTTGAAAAATGAGCTTGAAGAAAAAGGCTATAAGGCAGCTGTCATTAAATTTGATGCGGCTTCTGAAAGCGATTTTATTGAAGCGATACAAACCATTGTCCAAAGCGATGGAGGTTTGTCTTACTTGGTGAATAACGCCGGTGTGGTGCGCGATAAATTAGCGATCAAAATGAAAACAGAAGATTTTCACCATGTTATAGACAATAACCTCACTTCAGCGTTTATAGGTTGCCGAGAGGCTTTAAAGGTGATGAGCAAAAGCCGTTTTGGGAGCGTGGTCAATATCGCTTCTATCATTGGTGAAAGAGGCAATATGGGGCAGACAAACTACTCAGCGAGTAAGGGGGGGATGATTGCGATGAGCAAGTCCTTTGCTTATGAGGGAGCTTTAAGGAATATTCGTTTCAACTCTGTAACGCCCGGTTTTATAGAAACCGACATGAACGCCACTTTAAAAGATGAACTCAAAGCGGATTATGTTAAAAACATTCCTTTAAACAGGCTAGGGTCTGCTAAAGAAGTGGCAGAAGCGGTAGCGTTTCTTTTGAGCGATCACTCTAGTTACATCACTGGAGAGACTCTCAAAGTCAATGGCGGGCTTTATATGTAG
- the acpP gene encoding acyl carrier protein yields MALFEDIQAVIAEQLNVDAAQVTPEAEFVKDLGADSLDVVELIMALEEKFGIEIPDEQAEKIVNVGDVVKYIEDNKLA; encoded by the coding sequence ATGGCTTTATTTGAAGATATTCAGGCAGTTATTGCTGAGCAGTTGAATGTGGATGCAGCACAAGTTACGCCAGAAGCGGAATTTGTGAAGGATTTGGGTGCGGACTCTTTAGATGTCGTGGAATTAATCATGGCGTTAGAAGAAAAGTTTGGCATTGAAATTCCTGATGAGCAAGCGGAAAAAATCGTCAATGTGGGCGATGTGGTGAAGTATATTGAGGATAATAAACTAGCTTAA
- a CDS encoding beta-ketoacyl-ACP synthase II has product MRRIVVTGMGMINSLGLNKEDSFLAIAKGECGIKNIESFDASAFPVRIAGEITDFDPTEVMNPKDVKKAGRFIQLALKATREAMKDSGILDAHNRCPEELANRMGVSSGSGIGGLGNIEANSIFCFEKGPRKVNPFFITSALVNMIGGFTSIEFGIKGPNLSSVTACAAGTHAIIEAVKTILLNGADRMLVVGAESTICPVGIGGFASIKALSTRNDEPKKASRPFDKDRNGFVMGEGAGALVLEEYESAKKRGAKIYAEFAGYGESGDANHITAPAPEGEGAFRAMKMALEMAKVEVGYVNAHGTSTHYNDWYESIALKNVFGSKEKVPPVSSTKGQIGHCLGAAGALEAVISIMAMNQGILPPTINQETPDPECDLDYIPNAAREKQVGAVMSNSFGFGGTNGVVIFKKA; this is encoded by the coding sequence GTGCGTCGGATTGTAGTAACTGGAATGGGAATGATCAATTCGCTAGGTTTAAATAAAGAAGATTCTTTTTTAGCGATCGCTAAAGGGGAATGCGGTATCAAAAACATAGAAAGTTTTGATGCGAGCGCGTTTCCTGTGCGTATCGCTGGAGAAATCACTGACTTTGACCCTACAGAGGTGATGAATCCCAAAGATGTTAAAAAGGCGGGTCGTTTCATTCAATTAGCCTTGAAAGCCACAAGAGAGGCGATGAAAGATAGTGGGATTTTAGACGCTCACAATAGATGCCCTGAAGAATTGGCAAATCGCATGGGCGTAAGCTCTGGCTCTGGGATTGGTGGGTTAGGCAATATTGAAGCGAATTCCATTTTTTGTTTTGAAAAAGGCCCTAGAAAAGTCAATCCCTTTTTTATCACTTCTGCGTTAGTGAATATGATTGGTGGTTTCACTTCCATTGAGTTTGGCATTAAAGGGCCTAATCTCTCTAGCGTAACGGCTTGTGCAGCAGGCACTCATGCCATTATTGAAGCCGTTAAAACCATTTTGCTTAATGGGGCTGATAGAATGCTAGTCGTGGGAGCGGAATCCACCATTTGTCCCGTAGGGATTGGGGGGTTTGCGAGCATTAAAGCCCTTTCTACAAGGAATGATGAGCCTAAAAAAGCTTCAAGACCTTTTGATAAGGATCGCAATGGTTTTGTAATGGGCGAAGGTGCTGGGGCTTTAGTGCTTGAAGAATACGAGAGCGCGAAAAAAAGAGGGGCAAAAATTTATGCAGAATTTGCCGGATATGGCGAGAGCGGCGATGCTAACCATATCACAGCCCCGGCTCCTGAGGGTGAAGGGGCTTTTAGAGCCATGAAAATGGCTTTAGAAATGGCGAAAGTGGAAGTAGGCTATGTGAATGCTCATGGGACTAGCACGCATTATAACGATTGGTATGAAAGCATCGCTCTAAAAAATGTGTTTGGCTCTAAAGAAAAAGTCCCTCCCGTTAGCTCCACTAAAGGGCAGATTGGGCATTGTTTGGGCGCTGCGGGCGCGTTAGAAGCCGTTATTTCTATCATGGCCATGAATCAAGGGATCTTACCTCCTACCATCAATCAAGAAACGCCTGACCCAGAATGTGATTTGGATTATATCCCTAATGCGGCCAGAGAAAAGCAAGTGGGTGCGGTGATGAGTAACTCATTTGGTTTTGGTGGCACTAATGGTGTTGTGATTTTCAAAAAAGCCTAG
- the accA gene encoding acetyl-CoA carboxylase carboxyl transferase subunit alpha: MAIYLDFENHIKEIQNEIELALIRGDEDAKEILEKRLDKEVKSIYSNLTDFQKLQLARHPDRPYAMDYIDLILKDKYEVFGDRHYNDDKAIVCFIGKIDNVPVVVIGEEKGRGTKNKLLRNFGMPNPCGYRKALKMAKFAEKFNLPILMLVDTAGAYPGIGAEERGQSEAIAKNLQEFASLKVPTISVIIGEGGSGGALAIAVADKLAMMEYSIFSVISPEGCAAILWDDPSKTEVAIKAMKITPRDLKEAGLIDDIILEPSKGAHRDKFSAANTIKEYFLDALRTIQQDPHFLDNRYQKLMSLGSFVESMN, translated from the coding sequence ATGGCCATTTATTTAGATTTTGAAAATCATATTAAAGAGATTCAAAATGAAATTGAATTAGCCCTTATTAGAGGCGATGAAGATGCTAAAGAAATCTTAGAAAAAAGATTGGACAAAGAAGTTAAAAGCATTTACTCCAATCTCACTGATTTTCAAAAACTCCAATTAGCAAGACACCCTGACAGACCCTACGCTATGGATTACATTGATTTGATCTTAAAAGATAAGTATGAAGTCTTTGGGGATAGGCACTATAACGATGATAAAGCGATCGTGTGTTTTATAGGGAAAATTGATAATGTTCCGGTTGTGGTGATCGGAGAAGAAAAGGGCAGAGGGACTAAAAACAAGCTCTTAAGGAATTTTGGCATGCCTAACCCTTGTGGCTATCGTAAGGCTTTGAAAATGGCAAAATTTGCTGAAAAATTTAATTTGCCTATTTTGATGCTCGTAGATACAGCCGGGGCGTATCCGGGGATTGGCGCAGAAGAAAGAGGTCAGAGTGAAGCGATCGCTAAAAACCTCCAGGAATTCGCTTCCTTAAAAGTCCCTACCATTTCTGTAATTATCGGTGAAGGGGGCAGTGGTGGCGCGCTAGCGATTGCGGTGGCTGACAAATTGGCTATGATGGAATATTCCATTTTTAGCGTTATATCCCCAGAAGGTTGCGCGGCGATTCTTTGGGATGACCCTAGCAAGACTGAAGTGGCTATTAAAGCGATGAAGATCACGCCTAGAGATTTAAAGGAAGCAGGGCTTATTGATGATATTATCTTAGAGCCTAGCAAAGGGGCTCATAGAGACAAATTTTCAGCCGCTAACACGATCAAAGAGTATTTTTTGGACGCTCTAAGGACTATCCAACAAGATCCTCATTTCCTTGACAACCGCTATCAAAAATTAATGTCGCTTGGTTCGTTTGTGGAGAGCATGAATTAG
- the rlmB gene encoding 23S rRNA (guanosine(2251)-2'-O)-methyltransferase RlmB gives MQAVIYGKQVIMHILNSHQEKLQEIYLSKEIDKKLFFALKKACPNIIKVDNKKAQSLAKGGNHQGVLAKVELPLAVPLKEIKKAQKLLVLCGITDVGNIGGIFRSAYCLGMDGVILDFAKELAYEGIVRSSLGLMYDLPFSVAPNTLDLINELKTSGFLCLGASMQGSSQVENLSLKKCTLFLGSEHEGLSKKILAKMDTILSVKMRRDFDSLNVSVAAGILMDKIN, from the coding sequence ATGCAAGCAGTAATTTATGGCAAGCAAGTGATCATGCACATTCTAAACTCTCATCAAGAAAAATTGCAAGAAATCTATCTTTCTAAAGAAATAGACAAAAAGCTTTTTTTCGCGCTCAAAAAAGCATGCCCTAATATCATCAAAGTGGATAATAAAAAAGCGCAAAGCTTGGCTAAGGGGGGGAACCATCAAGGGGTTTTAGCTAAGGTGGAACTGCCTTTAGCGGTTCCTTTAAAAGAGATTAAAAAAGCTCAAAAACTTTTGGTGCTTTGTGGGATTACGGATGTGGGGAATATTGGGGGTATTTTTAGGAGCGCGTATTGTTTAGGAATGGATGGCGTTATTTTAGATTTTGCTAAAGAATTGGCTTATGAGGGGATTGTGCGATCCAGCTTGGGGCTTATGTATGATTTGCCTTTTAGCGTTGCGCCTAACACGCTGGATTTAATCAATGAATTGAAAACGAGCGGGTTTTTATGTTTGGGTGCGAGCATGCAAGGCTCTAGTCAAGTAGAAAATCTATCCTTAAAAAAATGCACTCTTTTTTTGGGGAGCGAGCATGAGGGGTTGTCTAAAAAAATCCTCGCTAAAATGGACACTATATTAAGCGTAAAAATGCGAAGAGATTTTGATTCGCTCAATGTGAGCGTGGCAGCAGGGATCTTAATGGATAAAATCAACTAG
- the rsmI gene encoding 16S rRNA (cytidine(1402)-2'-O)-methyltransferase, translating into MLYFLPTPIGNLADITLRALEVLGRCEVFLCEDTRVSKRLLHLFTQNPIISHSFPNIATQKREFIAFHSHNDQEFLNKVELSFFDKEIAVMSDAGMPSLSDPGMSLVAHALKHDIPYDVLPGANALTTAFCASGFLEGRFFYAGFLPHKSKERRLKIAKILNALAYLEEKTPVVFYESPHRLLETLKDLNDLAKGMHLFAAKELTKLHQQYYLGEISQIIERLQQSNIQGEWVLVLLNEKKIEPCLGLSALLELDLPPKIKAKIEAAMTQKNAKELYFQRLLEEKNQ; encoded by the coding sequence GTGCTGTATTTTTTGCCCACTCCTATAGGTAATCTCGCTGACATTACGCTACGCGCCTTAGAAGTTTTAGGGCGTTGCGAGGTTTTTTTATGCGAGGATACAAGGGTGAGTAAGAGGTTGTTGCACTTGTTTACACAAAACCCTATTATTAGCCATTCTTTCCCTAATATCGCCACTCAAAAAAGGGAGTTTATCGCATTCCATTCGCACAATGACCAGGAATTTTTAAACAAAGTAGAGCTTTCTTTTTTTGACAAAGAAATCGCTGTGATGAGCGATGCGGGCATGCCAAGTTTGAGCGATCCAGGCATGAGTTTAGTCGCTCACGCTTTAAAACATGACATTCCCTACGATGTTTTGCCTGGGGCTAACGCGCTCACTACGGCGTTTTGCGCGAGCGGGTTTTTAGAAGGGCGGTTTTTTTACGCCGGCTTTTTACCTCATAAGAGTAAGGAAAGGCGCTTAAAAATCGCTAAAATTTTAAACGCTTTAGCGTATTTAGAAGAAAAAACTCCGGTGGTTTTTTATGAAAGCCCGCACCGATTGCTAGAGACTTTAAAGGATTTAAACGATTTGGCTAAAGGCATGCATTTGTTTGCGGCTAAAGAGCTTACCAAACTCCACCAGCAATACTATTTAGGAGAGATTTCTCAAATCATAGAGCGGTTGCAACAAAGTAATATCCAAGGGGAGTGGGTTTTAGTGCTTTTGAATGAAAAAAAAATAGAGCCTTGCCTGGGGCTATCGGCGTTATTGGAGTTGGATTTACCTCCTAAAATTAAGGCTAAAATTGAAGCCGCTATGACACAAAAAAACGCTAAAGAGCTTTATTTCCAGCGTTTGTTAGAAGAAAAAAATCAATAA
- the rpmE gene encoding 50S ribosomal protein L31: MKKGIHPEYIPCKVTCVTSGKEIEVLSTRPEMRIDISSFCHPFYTGSDKIADTAGRVEKFKQRYNLK, encoded by the coding sequence ATGAAAAAAGGCATTCACCCTGAATATATCCCATGCAAAGTTACTTGCGTAACTAGCGGGAAAGAAATTGAAGTTTTAAGCACTAGACCTGAAATGCGTATTGATATTTCTAGCTTTTGCCACCCTTTCTATACCGGTAGCGATAAAATCGCTGACACTGCAGGGAGAGTAGAGAAATTCAAGCAACGCTACAACTTGAAGTAA
- the rho gene encoding transcription termination factor Rho — MNENAPAHKSPHKVKTHTPVSGYHIEDLRTYPTEKLLEIANKLKVENPQEFKRQDLMFEILKTQVTQGGYILFTGILEIMPDGYGFLRGFDGSFSDGHNDTYVSPSQIRRFALRNGDIVTGQVRSPKDQEKYYALLKIEAINYLPSDEIKNRPLFDNLTPLFPDEPIKLEYEPTKVTGRMLDLFSPVGKGQRALIVAPPRTGKTELMKELAQGITSNHPEVELIILLVDERPEEVTDMQRSVKGQVFSSTFDLPANNHIRIAELVLERAKRRVEMGKDVVVLLDSITRLARAYNAVTPSSGKVLSGGVDANALHRPKRFFGAARNIEEGGSLTIIATTLIETGSRMDEVIFEEFKGTGNSEIVLARNIADRRIYPAFDILKSGTRKDNILLGKDRLTKVWVLRNVMQQMDDIEALSFVYSKMQQTKDNEEFLNLMNEK, encoded by the coding sequence ATGAACGAAAACGCGCCTGCACACAAGAGTCCGCACAAAGTCAAAACACACACGCCAGTGAGCGGTTATCACATTGAAGATTTACGCACCTACCCTACTGAAAAGCTTTTAGAAATCGCTAACAAGCTCAAAGTGGAAAACCCCCAAGAATTCAAACGACAAGACTTGATGTTTGAAATTTTAAAAACCCAAGTTACGCAAGGCGGATACATTCTTTTTACCGGGATTTTAGAAATCATGCCTGATGGCTATGGCTTTTTAAGGGGGTTTGATGGGAGTTTTTCAGACGGGCATAACGACACTTATGTCAGCCCTTCTCAAATCAGGCGTTTTGCTTTAAGGAATGGCGACATTGTTACCGGTCAAGTGCGATCCCCAAAAGATCAGGAAAAATACTACGCCCTTTTAAAAATAGAGGCCATCAATTATTTGCCTTCAGATGAGATTAAAAACCGCCCTTTGTTTGACAATCTAACCCCCCTATTCCCGGATGAACCAATCAAATTAGAATACGAACCCACTAAAGTTACCGGCAGAATGCTGGATTTATTCAGCCCTGTGGGGAAAGGTCAAAGGGCTTTGATCGTCGCACCACCAAGGACTGGGAAAACGGAGCTGATGAAAGAACTCGCCCAAGGCATCACCTCTAACCACCCTGAAGTGGAACTGATTATCCTTTTAGTGGATGAGCGCCCTGAAGAAGTTACGGATATGCAACGAAGCGTTAAAGGTCAAGTTTTTAGCTCCACTTTTGATTTGCCCGCAAACAACCACATAAGAATCGCTGAGTTGGTGCTAGAAAGGGCTAAAAGGCGAGTGGAAATGGGAAAAGATGTGGTGGTTTTATTGGATTCTATCACCCGTTTAGCCAGAGCGTATAACGCTGTAACGCCTTCAAGCGGTAAGGTTTTAAGTGGGGGCGTGGATGCGAACGCCTTGCACAGGCCCAAGCGCTTTTTTGGAGCCGCAAGGAATATTGAAGAAGGCGGGAGCTTGACGATTATCGCTACTACATTGATTGAAACGGGATCTAGAATGGATGAGGTGATTTTTGAAGAATTTAAAGGCACTGGGAATAGCGAAATCGTTTTAGCGAGGAATATTGCAGACAGGCGCATTTACCCGGCCTTTGATATTTTAAAATCCGGCACACGAAAAGATAATATCTTGCTTGGCAAAGACCGCTTGACTAAAGTGTGGGTTTTAAGGAATGTGATGCAACAAATGGATGACATAGAAGCCTTAAGCTTTGTGTATTCTAAAATGCAACAAACTAAGGACAATGAAGAATTTTTAAATTTAATGAATGAAAAATAA
- the murI gene encoding glutamate racemase, protein MKIGVFDSGVGGFSVLKSLLKVQSFDEIIYYGDSARVPYGTKDPTTIKQFGLEALDFFKPHKIELLIVACNTASALALEEMQKHSKIPIVGVIEPSILAIKQQVKDKNAPILVLGTKATIQSNAYDNALKQQGYLNVSHLATSLFVPLIEENILEGELLETCMRYYFTPLEILPEVVILGCTHFPLIAHQIEGYFMEHFALSTPPLLIHSGDAIVEYLQQKYALKKNACTFPKVEFHASGDVVWLEKQAKEWLKL, encoded by the coding sequence ATGAAAATAGGCGTTTTTGATAGCGGTGTGGGAGGGTTTAGCGTTTTAAAAAGCCTTTTAAAAGTGCAATCATTTGATGAAATCATCTATTATGGCGATAGCGCTAGAGTGCCTTATGGCACTAAAGACCCCACCACGATCAAGCAATTTGGCTTAGAGGCTCTGGATTTTTTCAAACCGCACAAGATTGAATTATTGATTGTGGCATGCAACACAGCGAGCGCTCTAGCCTTAGAAGAGATGCAAAAGCATTCCAAAATCCCTATTGTGGGCGTGATTGAGCCAAGCATTTTAGCGATCAAACAACAAGTAAAAGATAAAAACGCCCCTATTTTAGTGTTAGGGACAAAAGCGACGATTCAATCCAACGCTTATGATAACGCCCTGAAACAACAAGGATATTTGAATGTTTCGCATTTAGCCACTTCTCTTTTTGTGCCTTTGATTGAAGAAAATATTTTAGAGGGCGAATTGCTAGAAACTTGCATGCGTTATTATTTCACTCCATTAGAGATCTTGCCTGAAGTGGTTATTTTAGGTTGCACGCATTTTCCCTTGATCGCTCACCAAATTGAGGGCTATTTTATGGAACATTTTGCCCTTTCAACGCCCCCCCTACTCATCCATTCTGGCGATGCTATTGTGGAATATTTGCAGCAAAAATACGCCCTTAAGAAAAACGCATGCACATTCCCTAAAGTGGAATTTCATGCGAGTGGCGATGTGGTTTGGCTAGAAAAACAGGCTAAAGAATGGCTCAAATTGTAA